One genomic window of Stieleria sp. JC731 includes the following:
- a CDS encoding response regulator → MFDRDKNISNSKILVIDDEQIVIDVITAHLNVAGYWNVVGICDSIDAAGRMKQESPDLVLVDISMPDVSGNYLLQVARDEPSLKNVPIIVVTGNDSPEIHRRAIDLGAREVLMKPVDPRRLLKRVEHALDSKIRRDENTHQQRLQRSKPANEIYRELRGRYR, encoded by the coding sequence ATGTTCGATCGTGACAAGAACATTTCCAATAGCAAAATACTCGTAATCGACGATGAGCAAATCGTCATCGATGTGATCACTGCGCATTTAAATGTTGCAGGCTATTGGAATGTTGTCGGAATCTGCGACTCCATTGACGCCGCAGGCCGGATGAAACAAGAAAGCCCGGACTTGGTGCTCGTCGACATCTCGATGCCCGACGTCAGTGGCAATTACCTGCTGCAAGTCGCTCGCGATGAGCCCTCGCTAAAGAACGTGCCAATCATTGTCGTCACCGGGAATGATTCGCCCGAGATCCATCGACGCGCCATCGACCTGGGCGCCAGAGAAGTCTTGATGAAACCGGTCGATCCACGACGATTGCTGAAGCGAGTCGAGCACGCATTGGATTCGAAAATCCGACGCGACGAGAACACACACCAGCAACGGTTGCAGCGGAGCAAACCCGCGAACGAAATCTACCGTGAGCTGCGTGGACGATATCGATGA